Part of the bacterium genome is shown below.
AGGTATGAAAATGATGGACCTTATATGTATCTTGTTAATTTAGGAGAGGAATTTTTTGTTAATTGTAATGGTGAATGGGCCGGGGAGGATTTCCCTGTTATTTTTTGGCCTGAGGCAACCAAAGAATTTATTCTTACTACATCCCTCGGCGATGAAGACGAAGAAGGGTCAATTTATTTTATTGAATACTACAATGAGTGGATGGAGACAGGGGAGCTTCGGGAAGTCGAGACTTATTAGGTTTCAGTAGGTTATATCGAATGAAGTAAAGTTGTTTTTCGATTCTGTTGAGATAATATCGAATCCGGTCACGAATGAACTCGATGGTCCCTTTCTTATTTCCAAAATAAATAAGCCAATATTTGAGTTGTCACCCTGCGCTACAACCTCAACTGTGCCGTCATAATTATTTTTCACAAACCCTTTTATGTCTAGCTTTA
Proteins encoded:
- a CDS encoding acylphosphatase gives rise to the protein MKRVKIIIEGRVQGVGFRCFTARAALKLDIKGFVKNNYDGTVEVVAQGDNSNIGLFILEIRKGPSSSFVTGFDIISTESKNNFTSFDITY